One genomic region from Pyxicephalus adspersus chromosome 1, UCB_Pads_2.0, whole genome shotgun sequence encodes:
- the TMIGD1 gene encoding transmembrane and immunoglobulin domain-containing protein 1: protein MRYLLALTVFSLVICHVAALELLLNGYASHNRFDLKVNQSKTIICNVVNNSNAESLIWYRGTQQVNIKPENSVNSSTICLPEVAPEDDGVSFTCLLKRNTTIKWSALLNVTFEPILSGDTQIVAEEGKNVQITCGFKANPAVTMSWRQNGSVVTFPSRFDQHMTRNTWTLTITKVQMEDTANYTCVAVPPSGKEYTLTFEVIVGERKPGLPVEAIGAAVVVGALIIAFGLFARRQRIFKKCMKSRDTTAM from the exons ATGAGGTATCTGCTGGCATTAACTGTGTTTTCTTTAGTCATTTGTCATGTAGCAG cacTTGAGCTTTTGCTTAATGGATACGCTAGTCATAACCGTTTTGACCTCAAAGTCAATCAGTCGAAGACCATTATCTGCAATGTCGTCAACAATTCGAATGCTGAAAGCTTAATTTGGTACCGCGGGACCCAGCAAGTTAATATAAAACCTGAAAACAGTGTAAACTCTAGCACAATATGTCTGCCAGAAGTGGCACCTGAAGATGATGGAGTAAGTTTCACCTGTCTATTGAAGCGCAACACCACCATCAAATGGTCTGCACTGCTAAATGTCACAT TTGAACCTATACTGTCTGGAGACACGCAGATTGTTGCAGAAGAAGGTAAAAATGTCCAAATCACTTGTGGATTCAAAGCTAATCCAGCAGTTACAATGTCATGGAGACAAAATGGCAGTGTTGTGACATTTCCTTCCCGCTTTGACCAACATATGACCAGGAATACCTGGACGCTCACCATCACCAAGGTACAGATGGAAGACACTGCTAATTATACTTGTGTAGCAGTTCCTCCCAGCGGAAAGGAATATACATTAACATTTGAGGTGATAGTAGGAG AGAGAAAGCCTGGACTTCCCGTGGAAGCTATCGGTGCTGCAGTGGTGGTAGGAGCTCTGATCATTGCCTTTGGGTTGTTTGCACGCAGACAgagaatatttaaaaag TGCATGAAAAGCAGGGATACTACAGCGATGTAG